From a region of the Leptospira kmetyi serovar Malaysia str. Bejo-Iso9 genome:
- a CDS encoding ATP--guanido phosphotransferase produces MSSETCLYCGTDRAVWNQKGKIGCVHCLKIFRKEYRAHLRQKDFEFSSRFLQGAELENFLRFESLSESEKILELDRISPPFTFRLRIGRNLKGRIYPTATQNAGVPTQILKEFLTQTLNLDPTLLNHKELPARIPWGEGNLFFGDEDHLRWEVLAPTVSELFRQIENSPLEKWENQKLFDYDPDFGYVTSCPTNAGSGTKISLKLSMKSWKNQNSPSFKVPGFLEFYLENSSEFAVFYLKNFAFSQKNSFLNLVYYLALQVEPAL; encoded by the coding sequence ATGTCATCCGAAACCTGCTTATACTGCGGGACCGATCGCGCGGTCTGGAATCAAAAAGGAAAAATCGGCTGCGTCCATTGTCTCAAAATTTTTCGAAAAGAATACCGAGCGCATCTCAGACAAAAGGACTTCGAATTTTCTTCCCGATTTTTGCAAGGAGCGGAGCTGGAGAATTTTCTTCGTTTCGAATCTCTTTCCGAGTCGGAAAAAATTCTCGAGCTGGATCGGATTTCTCCGCCGTTTACCTTCCGGTTGAGAATCGGACGCAACCTTAAAGGAAGAATCTATCCGACTGCGACGCAAAACGCCGGAGTTCCGACCCAAATCCTAAAAGAATTCCTAACGCAGACTTTAAACTTAGACCCTACGCTTCTTAACCACAAAGAATTACCCGCTCGAATTCCTTGGGGCGAGGGCAATCTATTCTTCGGAGACGAAGATCATCTTCGATGGGAGGTTTTGGCGCCGACGGTTTCGGAATTATTCCGACAAATCGAAAATTCTCCCTTGGAAAAATGGGAAAATCAAAAACTTTTTGACTACGATCCGGATTTCGGTTATGTCACCTCGTGTCCTACCAATGCGGGTTCGGGAACCAAAATCAGCTTAAAGCTCTCGATGAAATCCTGGAAGAACCAAAATTCTCCCTCGTTTAAGGTTCCCGGGTTTTTAGAGTTTTACCTTGAGAATTCATCCGAATTCGCAGTTTTTTATCTAAAAAATTTTGCTTTTTCTCAAAAAAATTCCTTTTTAAATTTAGTTTATTATTTAGCCTTACAGGTGGAACCGGCGTTGTAA
- a CDS encoding ABC transporter ATP-binding protein encodes MSLIKVRNLVKNYHILDKEFKILDHLDLDVEEGEIVSVEGKSGIGKSTLLNILGSMDSSDSGEVSVCGVSLDQISETGKEKFRAEKVSFIFQHHLLLPDFTALENVSIPLLINGVQPGKARQLSIEMLDRVGLKDRHDNFPSQLSGGESARVGVARALVAGKKLVLADEPTGNLDRENSRNLMALILELQKELRFSMVIVTHDMELASLAHRRNQMAGGKLQPIS; translated from the coding sequence GTGAGTCTGATCAAAGTAAGAAATTTAGTAAAAAATTATCATATTCTCGATAAGGAATTTAAAATCCTCGATCATCTTGATCTCGACGTCGAAGAAGGCGAGATCGTTTCCGTGGAAGGAAAGTCGGGAATCGGAAAGTCCACACTTCTGAACATTTTAGGTTCTATGGATTCTTCCGATAGCGGAGAAGTCAGCGTTTGCGGAGTTTCCCTCGATCAAATTTCAGAAACCGGAAAAGAAAAGTTCAGAGCGGAAAAAGTTTCCTTTATCTTTCAGCATCATCTTCTTCTTCCCGATTTTACCGCGTTGGAAAACGTAAGCATTCCTCTTTTGATCAACGGAGTTCAACCGGGAAAGGCGAGACAACTTTCGATCGAAATGTTGGATCGTGTCGGTCTTAAGGATCGTCATGATAATTTTCCTTCCCAGCTTTCGGGCGGGGAAAGTGCGAGGGTCGGAGTTGCAAGAGCTTTGGTCGCCGGAAAAAAACTCGTTCTCGCGGACGAACCGACCGGAAACTTGGATCGCGAGAATTCCCGCAATCTGATGGCGTTGATTTTGGAACTTCAAAAGGAACTTCGTTTTTCGATGGTGATCGTGACGCACGATATGGAACTCGCTTCTTTAGCGCATCGAAGAAATCAAATGGCGGGCGGCAAGCTTCAACCGATTTCTTAA
- a CDS encoding ABC transporter permease, which translates to MKSNLFRGSLIFLVTSRYIRGSRVAGLLSLKSRLSFIVMTVGVSLLIVVLSIFNGFQRQVKESLWQGGPHITIENNFDSGDIQNYEKIVSWLSKNPYLKDRIVSIGGSITSHGLIQNSNSFIPIMVRALPVENIHDLIGNKLPNFPRIVHHNREEIVKYNADNQVLIGKEMAGLYNFDLGANLTMAVPGGRFSLGKGVDVSIKTFRTVGFFKTGYYNYDTHYVFLSLPVAQRFFNLKNSVNQIAIKVKSLDDLQNCKREILKEFRDPEFENEIGYSASFSVRTIAEEQENFFTALKLEKTIISIIVFLFIILAALGMVASVYSLVRAKRKSIGVLKALGLPSSGILLIFTLNAMVVGVLASLVGGVSGIFIAGNLETIVNGLSELINMVGYYFYHSEWTNVELVPKDVYYFDHIPVDIDISFIFMVTTAATILSGIAGYFPARWAAGLNPVDTIRND; encoded by the coding sequence ATGAAGTCAAATTTGTTCCGGGGTTCTTTGATATTTCTGGTAACCTCCCGTTATATTCGGGGGTCCCGGGTCGCCGGTCTCCTCTCATTAAAGTCTAGACTTTCGTTCATCGTTATGACGGTGGGAGTTTCTCTTTTGATCGTCGTCTTATCGATCTTCAACGGTTTTCAAAGACAGGTAAAAGAATCTCTTTGGCAAGGCGGACCTCATATCACGATCGAAAATAATTTCGATTCCGGCGATATACAAAATTATGAAAAGATAGTTTCTTGGTTAAGTAAGAATCCTTACTTAAAAGATAGGATCGTTTCCATCGGAGGAAGTATAACGAGTCACGGTTTGATTCAGAACAGCAACTCGTTTATTCCCATTATGGTTCGCGCACTTCCCGTTGAAAACATCCACGATCTGATCGGAAACAAACTTCCCAATTTCCCGAGAATCGTTCATCACAACCGGGAAGAAATCGTAAAATACAACGCGGACAATCAGGTATTGATCGGAAAGGAAATGGCCGGTCTTTATAACTTCGATCTTGGAGCGAATCTTACGATGGCCGTACCCGGCGGAAGATTCTCCTTAGGAAAGGGCGTCGACGTTTCCATCAAAACGTTTCGAACGGTCGGCTTCTTTAAAACCGGTTATTATAACTACGATACACATTACGTTTTTCTTTCGCTTCCGGTCGCACAACGATTCTTTAATCTAAAGAATTCGGTAAATCAGATCGCGATCAAAGTGAAGTCTTTGGACGATCTACAAAATTGTAAAAGAGAAATTCTAAAAGAATTCAGAGATCCCGAATTTGAAAACGAGATCGGTTACTCCGCTTCTTTCAGCGTAAGAACGATCGCGGAAGAACAGGAAAACTTCTTCACCGCGTTGAAGCTGGAGAAGACGATCATCTCCATTATCGTTTTCTTATTTATCATTCTCGCGGCGTTGGGAATGGTCGCGAGCGTTTACAGTTTGGTAAGAGCGAAACGAAAATCCATCGGAGTTTTGAAAGCGCTCGGTCTTCCTTCTTCCGGAATCTTACTGATCTTCACTTTGAACGCGATGGTTGTCGGAGTTCTCGCATCACTTGTCGGAGGAGTTTCCGGAATTTTTATCGCCGGCAATTTGGAGACGATCGTAAACGGACTTTCCGAACTCATCAACATGGTCGGATATTATTTTTATCATTCCGAGTGGACGAACGTGGAGTTGGTTCCGAAGGACGTTTATTACTTCGATCACATTCCTGTCGATATAGACATTTCATTCATCTTTATGGTGACAACGGCCGCTACGATTTTATCGGGAATCGCGGGCTACTTCCCGGCGCGATGGGCGGCCGGACTCAATCCCGTGGATACGATAAGGAACGACTAA
- a CDS encoding LIC_10230 family protein, translating to MKTKLAQILPFIILFFCLVNISFEPIFYDPRDMDSMEALLEGSGRELAPQWGIERGLISKIRLTSKVMEELNEKSIPADAQLEATVDRMSRILLGQKIMLFIYGFLIFLSVTSFLTLHYKAWFYSFLNRSLYLISVLPVLMSLQHPVRSIQQTPIIGAIVSLFLFALTILLIYMIFGISKVYDNKTADRFSVLQSAQNGEEEFQSSSSSKISWIPVLFHFAAIMFTGILLGNLIYIPIFLLQKHYSFEFGILLIFLLMLMMLFYIRNYFRMGKSDALTSTGNITLSVSYLQFRVIRNTIFIAFAILGVILFVVLLFTILSMNTWVLDFASSKGL from the coding sequence ATGAAAACAAAACTCGCTCAGATCCTTCCTTTCATCATTTTATTCTTTTGTCTTGTGAACATCTCCTTCGAACCGATCTTTTACGATCCGAGAGATATGGATTCCATGGAAGCGCTTCTCGAAGGTTCGGGAAGAGAACTCGCTCCTCAATGGGGAATCGAAAGAGGATTGATTTCCAAAATACGACTCACTTCCAAGGTTATGGAAGAATTGAACGAGAAGTCGATTCCCGCCGACGCCCAGCTCGAAGCCACCGTGGATCGAATGAGTCGTATTCTTTTGGGTCAGAAGATCATGTTGTTTATTTACGGATTTCTAATATTCTTATCCGTCACTTCGTTTTTAACGCTCCACTATAAAGCCTGGTTTTATTCTTTTTTGAATCGAAGTTTGTATCTGATTTCCGTTCTTCCCGTTTTGATGTCCCTGCAACATCCGGTGAGAAGCATTCAGCAGACTCCGATCATCGGCGCGATCGTCTCTTTGTTCTTGTTCGCATTAACGATTTTGTTAATCTACATGATCTTCGGAATTTCCAAGGTTTACGATAACAAAACCGCGGACCGTTTCAGCGTACTCCAATCCGCTCAAAACGGAGAGGAAGAATTTCAATCCTCTTCCTCGTCGAAAATCTCCTGGATTCCGGTTCTGTTTCATTTCGCGGCGATCATGTTCACCGGAATTCTTTTAGGAAACCTGATCTACATTCCGATTTTTCTTCTTCAAAAACATTATTCGTTCGAGTTCGGAATTCTTCTGATTTTTCTTTTGATGCTAATGATGCTTTTTTACATCCGCAATTATTTTAGAATGGGGAAAAGCGACGCGCTCACTTCGACGGGAAACATTACGTTATCCGTAAGTTATCTTCAGTTCAGGGTCATCCGCAATACGATCTTTATCGCGTTCGCGATCTTGGGCGTTATTTTATTCGTGGTGCTTTTGTTTACGATTCTTTCCATGAACACTTGGGTTCTCGATTTCGCTTCCAGCAAGGGTTTGTGA
- a CDS encoding tetratricopeptide repeat protein, whose amino-acid sequence MKKGMESNKAGQYSQAIQNFNKVISLEPENEFPYYNRGNSYNFLKMFDQAIESYSKAISIDPNFTLAYMNRALAYRDVQKYDNALVDINKAIELDPGFHDGYYNKGLILESLKKYDESYENFKKAYSLNKSNHDALIMGALSAYKKRDHKEAILLSNQYLKLYPKSGLGFYIRGLSTIAEGDKSKGCADLSKARSAGYEGDVCG is encoded by the coding sequence ATGAAAAAGGGAATGGAAAGCAATAAGGCCGGTCAATACTCGCAGGCGATTCAAAACTTTAATAAAGTCATTAGCCTAGAACCGGAAAACGAATTTCCATACTATAATCGCGGTAACTCCTATAACTTTCTTAAAATGTTCGATCAGGCGATCGAAAGTTATTCAAAAGCGATCTCTATAGATCCTAATTTTACACTTGCATATATGAACAGGGCCTTGGCTTATAGGGACGTTCAAAAATACGACAACGCTCTGGTTGATATTAATAAGGCTATCGAACTGGATCCAGGTTTTCATGACGGATACTACAACAAAGGTCTAATCCTGGAATCTCTTAAGAAATATGATGAAAGTTATGAGAATTTTAAGAAAGCTTATTCACTTAATAAATCCAATCACGATGCTTTGATCATGGGCGCTTTATCTGCGTACAAAAAACGCGATCATAAGGAAGCGATTCTCCTTTCAAATCAGTATTTAAAACTTTATCCTAAAAGCGGTCTCGGATTCTATATTCGTGGATTATCCACAATTGCCGAAGGGGATAAATCTAAGGGTTGCGCGGATTTGTCCAAAGCAAGAAGTGCAGGATATGAAGGGGACGTTTGCGGCTAA